The following proteins are encoded in a genomic region of Triticum dicoccoides isolate Atlit2015 ecotype Zavitan chromosome 1B, WEW_v2.0, whole genome shotgun sequence:
- the LOC119349629 gene encoding protein timeless homolog isoform X1 — MDSAMLSLTCAGLGAAEEDDDGGAVGYVKGDHCLDNLKDLQRLLRRDDPERREVFKQVCKWRIASRDLVPIIENYQSDRNLVITAVKVLVFLTMPVDPSSEDVAQQIEYLWDLKAALTRNVAIAVIVSLLEDPLDHLERTSFTEDDWKLVQLVLTLFRNVLAIQEITLPQKASGEATQLLYLADSFLELMFKENMMDLILVLAQHIDEPSGYLKHENLLLLETFHYLFLGRDPELIAKVRPEGSKEQVNGDIDTSVDSLRLMMEKEEKEKRMFRQRNAENHALNGIFTCLAVDGSKSLCKGNPSSAMSSANSLRKIRNVQRGPQKRIAWDNELLYIPKEGIMEMLRSFMDQFLSGGYNVLMQSVCDDIVKQHDSVEKSDNITFFKVVCFVLAFQHEKASNAQKSSAGPQLSETSPGNECDDLPFRGDICGPVAATLNEDMFNIVLSMWREAYEDLKQTKDYKTLSAAGSLMKNMIGMIYLVVKVHPEDSRESQTARVLLYKLFYDQTEQGLTQFLLNLFRSFDTHKQPKSALADLLETVHIMLQLMEKLQARGALRVAKRTRKGRKRKTSDDKHESTKPGTENVEQSYIDPTDGTKATSDSLPDLRSEDPLAEPTLVEQGKVDSDGTDLPDTIVDTAVNLDSTTQLGGDPSSAGSGEKERNPINEEEDTCTTQLGGDPPSAGSGEKKRNPINEEEDTCTTQLGGDPSSAGSAEKKRNTINEEEDVSDSSSDDCPPATSEVDFNVSRLIYSLANNSVVQNICWLLKYYKTNSFRTNHYIICMLRRFCEDLDVSPMLYQLSLLTTFYDILAEQKSSSSKEYANIVNFLSKIVRKLVRAMKKQPLLFVDTLFWKTRKECHCIDADYLLNEFKGDVNNKGGEVGSSKGWGGPVNIADSLGDDEADYDIPHEPYDGDKNGDSSSGEREGDTQKSMGPRDKRSILLSLSDSEAEDNDRTTISRGSQNKEVPKRRGRSIFNEEQEKLIRDLHEKYKDDRKCSHLIAEALDPSGKISSAQISRKLTQLGLRSVTRRKKVSEASLSAKDLVAQPQNDVLDDPKPESTRRRRKRLHRLSSKDNNNDNHPVSSDEETLQSLKGRTKNKELPSVDLAPRKSQHKEASQGDSDDETIGSLLSRGKKKRLLKSDVSENKQEHLDSSKNIAPGVQTIGSNIITKNKELPSVDLAPSISQHQEASQGTDSDDATIGSLLGKGKKKRLSTSDIAEDKQEDLESSKNISSGIETIGSNAITKNKELLSVDLVPSISQHQETSQGTDSDDETIGSLLSRGKKKRLSTSDITENKQENLDSSKNIGLGVETIGSNAITKNKALPSVDLVPSISQHQETSQGTDSDDETIGSLLSRGKKKRLSTSDITGNKQEDLDSSKNTDLGVESIGSNIIPKDKELASVDLPSSMSQHQEASQGTDSDDETIGSLLSRGKKRRLSTSDVTENRQEHQDSSKNIVPDNETVGSNVMDAPLHPELNSSNDNGGDAGEAELLDDLSEPELDGREDAEQRIVDDRDMPESGDMTGSNASQKAGLKRRLRMVIDDDDE, encoded by the exons ATGGACTCGGCGATGCTCTCGCTCACCTGCGCGGGCCTCGGGGCCGCAGAGGAGGACGACGACGGGGGCGCCGTCGGCTACGTCAAGGGCGACCACTGCCTCG ACAACCTGAAGGATCTGCAGAGGCTGCTGCGGCGGGACGACCCGGAGCGGCGGGAGGTCTTCAAGCAGGTCTGCAAGTGGAGGATCGCGTCCAGGGATCTGGTGCCCATCATCGAGAACTACCAGTCCGACCGCAACCTCGTCATCACGGCAG TGAAAGTGTTGGTATTCCTTACCATGCCTGTCGATCCTTCATCAGAGGATGTTGCTCAGCAGATAGAGTATCTGTGGGATTTGAAGGCTGCACTCACACGGAATGTTGCAATCGCAGTGATTGTGTCTCTTCTTGAGGACCCATTGGATCATTTGGAAAG AACTTCATTCACGGAAGATGACTGGAAGCTAGTACAGCTGGTGCTTACTTTATTCCGCAACGTCTTGGCTATTCAAGAAATCACATTGCCTCAGAAGGCATCTGGGGAAGCTACCCAGTTATTGTACCTGGCTGACAGCTTTTTAGAGCTCATGTTTAAAGAAAATATGATGGACCTGATCTTAGTGCTAGCTCAACATATTGATGAGCCCTCTGGTTATCTCAAGCATGAAAACCTTCTTTTGTTGGAAACCTTTCATTATCTTTTCTTGGGTCGGGACCCAGAATTGATTGCCAAAGTTCGTCCAGAAGGCTCAAAG GAGCAGGTCAATGGAGATATTGATACATCAGTTGATTCATTGAGATTGATGAtggagaaggaagagaaggaaaaaAGGATGTTCAGGCAGAGAAACGCGGAGAATCACGCACTCAACGGAATTTTTACATGCCTTGCAGTG GATGGATCTAAGTCATTGTGCAAAGGGAACCCCAGCTCAGCAATGTCATCTGCAAATAGCCTCCGGAAAATACGTAATGTCCAAAGAGGCCCTCAAAAAAGGATAGCATGGGATAATGAACTTCTTTACATACCAAAGGAGGGTATTATGGAAATGCTAAGAAGTTTCATGGATCAGTTTTTATCTGGAGGATATAATG TCCTGATGCAGTCTGTTTGTGATGATATTGTGAAGCAGCATGATTCTGTCGAGAAATCTGATAACATTACATTCTTCAAAGTTGTTTGCTTTGTCTTAGCTTTTCAACACGAGAAAGCATCAAATGCTCAG AAATCAAGTGCTGGACCCCAGCTGTCCGAGACTTCACCAGGCAATGAATGTGATGATCTGCCGTTTCGTGGTGACATATGTGGACCTGTTGCAGCCACATTAAACGAAGATATGTTCAATATAGTCTTGTCCATGTGGCGTGAGGCCTATGAAGACCTGAAGCAGACTAAGGATTACAAAACTCTTTCAGCTGCTGGCTCCTTAATGAAGAACATG ATTGGCATGATATATTTGGTGGTGAAAGTTCATCCTGAAGATTCAAGGGAATCTCAAACAGCCCGTGTTTTACTGTATAAGCTGTTCTATGATCAGACAGAACAAGGCCTGACTCAGTTTCTCCTGAACTTGTTCAGATCTTTTGATACTCATAAGCAACCAAAAAG CGCTCTTGCGGATTTACTAGAAACAGTTCATATCATGCTACAGCTGATGGAGAAGCTTCAAGCACGTGGTGCTTTAAGG GTTGCGAAAAGGACAAGAAAGGGCAGAAAAAGGAAGACGTCAGATGACAAACATGAGAGTACCAAACCTGGAACAGAGAATGTGGAGCAAAGCTACATAGACCCAACAGATGGGACTAAAGCCACATCTGATTCACTTCCAGATTTGAGAAGTGAGGATCCTCTAGCAGAACCTACTCTCGTAGAGCAAGGAAAAGTTGATTCCGATGGCACAGATCTGCCAGATACAATTGTGGATACGGCTGTTAATCTGGATAGCACCACACAGCTTGGAGGTGATCCATCTTCTGCAGGCAGTGGTgaaaaggaaagaaatcccatTAATGAAGAGGAAGATACTTGTACCACACAGCTTGGAGGTGATCCACCTTCTGCAGGCAGTggtgaaaagaaaagaaatcccaTTAACGAAGAGGAAGATACTTGTACCACACAGCTTGGAGGTGATCCATCTTCTGCAGGCAGTgctgaaaagaaaagaaataccattaatgaagaggAAGATGTTTCAGATTCTTCAAGTGATGATTGCCCCCCAGCTACAAGTGAAGTTGATTTTAACGTATCACGGTTAATATACAGCCTAGCCAACAATTCTGTTGTTCAAAATATATGCTGGTTGTTGAAGTACTATAAGACTAACTCCTTCCGAACAAACCACTACATCATATGCATGCTGCGGAGATTCTGTGAAGATCTAGATGTGTCACCAATGCTATATCAG CTATCGCTTCTGACTACTTTCTATGATATATTAGCTGAACAGAAGTCTTCGAGTTCAAAGGAGTATGCAAATATTGTAAATTTTCTTTCTAAAATTGTAAGGAAGTTGGTGAGAGCAATGAAAAAACAGCCACTGTTATTTGTTGATACACTCTTTTGGAAGACAAGAAAGGAATGCCATTGCATTGATGCTGATTATCTACTGAATGAGTTCAAGGGAGATGTTAACAATAAGGGTGGTGAAGTTGGTTCAAGTAAGGGATGGGGAGGTCCAGTAAATATAGCAGATTCTCTTGGTGACGATGAAGCTGACTATGATATACCACATGAACCATATGATGGTGATAA GAATGGAGATTCATCGTCTGGTGAACGTGAAGGTGATACTCAGAAGAGCATGGGTCCCAGAGACAAAAGGAGCATATTACTGTCACTTTCAGACAGTGAAGCTGAGGATAATGATAG GACTACTATATCTAGAGGCTCTCAGAATAAAGAGGTCCCAAAGAGACGAGGGCGTTCCATTTTTAATGAAGAGCAAGAGAAGCTTATAAGAGATCTTCATGAGAA ATATAAGGATGATCGTAAATGCAGTCATCTAATTGCTGAAGCTCTAGATCCCAGTGGAAAGATATCGTCGGCTCAAATTTCTCGAAAGCTTACACAGCTAGGTCTCAGGAGTGTCACTAGGAGGAAAAAAGTTTCAGAGGCATCTCTTTCAGCCAAAGATCTGGTTGCACAACCACAAAACGACGTGCTGGATGATCCGAAGCCAGAAAGTACCCG GCGCAGGAGGAAAAGGCTACATCGGTTAAGCAGTAAGGACAACAACAACGATAATCATCCAGTATCATCTGATGAAGAAACATTGCAATCACTTAAGGGCAG AACCAAAAATAAGGAGCTGCCCTCGGTGGACCTTGCACCGAGGAAATCACAGCATAAAGAGGCTTCGCAGGGCGATTCTGATGATGAGACCATAGGATCTCTGCTTAG TAGAGGAAAGAAGAAAAGGTTATTGAAATCAGATGTTTCAGAGAATAAACAAGAACACCTAGATTCTTCGAAGAACATTGCTCCGGGGGTTCAGACTATCGGTTCAAATATCAT AACCAAAAATAAGGAGCTGCCATCCGTGGATCTTGCGCCGAGTATATCACAGCATCAAGAGGCTTCGCAGGGCACAGATTCTGATGATGCGACCATAGGATCTCTGCTTGG TAAAGGAAAGAAGAAAAGGTTATCAACATCAGATATTGCAGAGGATAAACAAGAAGACCTAGAGTCTTCGAAGAACATCAGTTCGGGCATTGAGACTATCGGTTCAAATGCCAT AACCAAAAATAAGGAGCTGCTGTCCGTGGATCTTGTACCAAGTATATCACAGCATCAAGAGACTTCACAGGGCACAGATTCTGATGATGAGACCATAGGATCTCTGCTTAG TAGAGGAAAGAAGAAAAGGTTATCAACGTCAGATATTACAGAGAATAAACAAGAAAACCTAGATTCTTCGAAGAACATTGGTCTGGGTGTTGAGACTATCGGTTCAAATGCCAT AACCAAAAATAAGGCGCTGCCGTCCGTGGATCTTGTACCGAGTATATCACAGCATCAAGAGACTTCGCAGGGCACAGATTCTGATGATGAGACCATAGGATCTCTGCTTAG TAGAGGAAAGAAGAAAAGATTATCAACGTCAGATATTACAGGGAATAAACAAGAAGACCTAGATTCTTCGAAGAATACTGATCTGGGTGTTGAGAGTATCGGTTCAAATATCAT ACCCAAAGATAAGGAGCTGGCCTCTGTGGATCTTCCATCGAGTATGTCACAGCATCAAGAGGCTTCGCAGGGCACAGATTCTGATGATGAAACCATAGGATCTCTGCTTAG CAGAGGAAAGAAAAGAAGGTTATCTACATCAGATGTTACAGAGAACAGACAAGAACACCAAGATTCTTCGAAGAACATTGTTCCGGACAATGAGACTGTTGGTTCAAATGTCAT GGACGCCCCTCTCCATCCGGAGCTGAACTCATCTAATGATAACGGTGGTGATGCTGGTGAGGCTGAACTTCTGGATGACTTGAGTGAGCCTGAGCTGGATGGTCGTGAAGATGCCGAGCAACGGATCGTCGACGACAGAGACATGCCTGAATCTGGGGACATGACAGGCTCTAATGCCAGTCAGAAGGCTGGTTTGAAAAGAAGACTAAGAATGGTGATTGACGACGACGACGAGTAG
- the LOC119349629 gene encoding protein timeless homolog isoform X14, with protein sequence MDSAMLSLTCAGLGAAEEDDDGGAVGYVKGDHCLDNLKDLQRLLRRDDPERREVFKQVCKWRIASRDLVPIIENYQSDRNLVITAVKVLVFLTMPVDPSSEDVAQQIEYLWDLKAALTRNVAIAVIVSLLEDPLDHLERTSFTEDDWKLVQLVLTLFRNVLAIQEITLPQKASGEATQLLYLADSFLELMFKENMMDLILVLAQHIDEPSGYLKHENLLLLETFHYLFLGRDPELIAKVRPEGSKEQVNGDIDTSVDSLRLMMEKEEKEKRMFRQRNAENHALNGIFTCLAVDGSKSLCKGNPSSAMSSANSLRKIRNVQRGPQKRIAWDNELLYIPKEGIMEMLRSFMDQFLSGGYNVLMQSVCDDIVKQHDSVEKSDNITFFKVVCFVLAFQHEKASNAQKSSAGPQLSETSPGNECDDLPFRGDICGPVAATLNEDMFNIVLSMWREAYEDLKQTKDYKTLSAAGSLMKNMIGMIYLVVKVHPEDSRESQTARVLLYKLFYDQTEQGLTQFLLNLFRSFDTHKQPKSALADLLETVHIMLQLMEKLQARGALRVAKRTRKGRKRKTSDDKHESTKPGTENVEQSYIDPTDGTKATSDSLPDLRSEDPLAEPTLVEQGKVDSDGTDLPDTIVDTAVNLDSTTQLGGDPSSAGSGEKERNPINEEEDTCTTQLGGDPPSAGSGEKKRNPINEEEDTCTTQLGGDPSSAGSAEKKRNTINEEEDVSDSSSDDCPPATSEVDFNVSRLIYSLANNSVVQNICWLLKYYKTNSFRTNHYIICMLRRFCEDLDVSPMLYQLSLLTTFYDILAEQKSSSSKEYANIVNFLSKIVRKLVRAMKKQPLLFVDTLFWKTRKECHCIDADYLLNEFKGDVNNKGGEVGSSKGWGGPVNIADSLGDDEADYDIPHEPYDGDKNGDSSSGEREGDTQKSMGPRDKRSILLSLSDSEAEDNDRTTISRGSQNKEVPKRRGRSIFNEEQEKLIRDLHEKYKDDRKCSHLIAEALDPSGKISSAQISRKLTQLGLRSVTRRKKVSEASLSAKDLVAQPQNDVLDDPKPESTRRRRKRLHRLSSKDNNNDNHPVSSDEETLQSLKGRTKNKELPSVDLAPRKSQHKEASQGDSDDETIGSLLSRGKKKRLLKSDVSENKQEHLDSSKNIAPGVQTIGSNIITKNKELPSVDLAPSISQHQEASQGTDSDDATIGSLLGKGKKKRLSTSDIAEDKQEDLESSKNISSGIETIGSNAITKNKALPSVDLVPSISQHQETSQGTDSDDETIGSLLRGKKRRLSTSDVTENRQEHQDSSKNIVPDNETVGSNVMDAPLHPELNSSNDNGGDAGEAELLDDLSEPELDGREDAEQRIVDDRDMPESGDMTGSNASQKAGLKRRLRMVIDDDDE encoded by the exons ATGGACTCGGCGATGCTCTCGCTCACCTGCGCGGGCCTCGGGGCCGCAGAGGAGGACGACGACGGGGGCGCCGTCGGCTACGTCAAGGGCGACCACTGCCTCG ACAACCTGAAGGATCTGCAGAGGCTGCTGCGGCGGGACGACCCGGAGCGGCGGGAGGTCTTCAAGCAGGTCTGCAAGTGGAGGATCGCGTCCAGGGATCTGGTGCCCATCATCGAGAACTACCAGTCCGACCGCAACCTCGTCATCACGGCAG TGAAAGTGTTGGTATTCCTTACCATGCCTGTCGATCCTTCATCAGAGGATGTTGCTCAGCAGATAGAGTATCTGTGGGATTTGAAGGCTGCACTCACACGGAATGTTGCAATCGCAGTGATTGTGTCTCTTCTTGAGGACCCATTGGATCATTTGGAAAG AACTTCATTCACGGAAGATGACTGGAAGCTAGTACAGCTGGTGCTTACTTTATTCCGCAACGTCTTGGCTATTCAAGAAATCACATTGCCTCAGAAGGCATCTGGGGAAGCTACCCAGTTATTGTACCTGGCTGACAGCTTTTTAGAGCTCATGTTTAAAGAAAATATGATGGACCTGATCTTAGTGCTAGCTCAACATATTGATGAGCCCTCTGGTTATCTCAAGCATGAAAACCTTCTTTTGTTGGAAACCTTTCATTATCTTTTCTTGGGTCGGGACCCAGAATTGATTGCCAAAGTTCGTCCAGAAGGCTCAAAG GAGCAGGTCAATGGAGATATTGATACATCAGTTGATTCATTGAGATTGATGAtggagaaggaagagaaggaaaaaAGGATGTTCAGGCAGAGAAACGCGGAGAATCACGCACTCAACGGAATTTTTACATGCCTTGCAGTG GATGGATCTAAGTCATTGTGCAAAGGGAACCCCAGCTCAGCAATGTCATCTGCAAATAGCCTCCGGAAAATACGTAATGTCCAAAGAGGCCCTCAAAAAAGGATAGCATGGGATAATGAACTTCTTTACATACCAAAGGAGGGTATTATGGAAATGCTAAGAAGTTTCATGGATCAGTTTTTATCTGGAGGATATAATG TCCTGATGCAGTCTGTTTGTGATGATATTGTGAAGCAGCATGATTCTGTCGAGAAATCTGATAACATTACATTCTTCAAAGTTGTTTGCTTTGTCTTAGCTTTTCAACACGAGAAAGCATCAAATGCTCAG AAATCAAGTGCTGGACCCCAGCTGTCCGAGACTTCACCAGGCAATGAATGTGATGATCTGCCGTTTCGTGGTGACATATGTGGACCTGTTGCAGCCACATTAAACGAAGATATGTTCAATATAGTCTTGTCCATGTGGCGTGAGGCCTATGAAGACCTGAAGCAGACTAAGGATTACAAAACTCTTTCAGCTGCTGGCTCCTTAATGAAGAACATG ATTGGCATGATATATTTGGTGGTGAAAGTTCATCCTGAAGATTCAAGGGAATCTCAAACAGCCCGTGTTTTACTGTATAAGCTGTTCTATGATCAGACAGAACAAGGCCTGACTCAGTTTCTCCTGAACTTGTTCAGATCTTTTGATACTCATAAGCAACCAAAAAG CGCTCTTGCGGATTTACTAGAAACAGTTCATATCATGCTACAGCTGATGGAGAAGCTTCAAGCACGTGGTGCTTTAAGG GTTGCGAAAAGGACAAGAAAGGGCAGAAAAAGGAAGACGTCAGATGACAAACATGAGAGTACCAAACCTGGAACAGAGAATGTGGAGCAAAGCTACATAGACCCAACAGATGGGACTAAAGCCACATCTGATTCACTTCCAGATTTGAGAAGTGAGGATCCTCTAGCAGAACCTACTCTCGTAGAGCAAGGAAAAGTTGATTCCGATGGCACAGATCTGCCAGATACAATTGTGGATACGGCTGTTAATCTGGATAGCACCACACAGCTTGGAGGTGATCCATCTTCTGCAGGCAGTGGTgaaaaggaaagaaatcccatTAATGAAGAGGAAGATACTTGTACCACACAGCTTGGAGGTGATCCACCTTCTGCAGGCAGTggtgaaaagaaaagaaatcccaTTAACGAAGAGGAAGATACTTGTACCACACAGCTTGGAGGTGATCCATCTTCTGCAGGCAGTgctgaaaagaaaagaaataccattaatgaagaggAAGATGTTTCAGATTCTTCAAGTGATGATTGCCCCCCAGCTACAAGTGAAGTTGATTTTAACGTATCACGGTTAATATACAGCCTAGCCAACAATTCTGTTGTTCAAAATATATGCTGGTTGTTGAAGTACTATAAGACTAACTCCTTCCGAACAAACCACTACATCATATGCATGCTGCGGAGATTCTGTGAAGATCTAGATGTGTCACCAATGCTATATCAG CTATCGCTTCTGACTACTTTCTATGATATATTAGCTGAACAGAAGTCTTCGAGTTCAAAGGAGTATGCAAATATTGTAAATTTTCTTTCTAAAATTGTAAGGAAGTTGGTGAGAGCAATGAAAAAACAGCCACTGTTATTTGTTGATACACTCTTTTGGAAGACAAGAAAGGAATGCCATTGCATTGATGCTGATTATCTACTGAATGAGTTCAAGGGAGATGTTAACAATAAGGGTGGTGAAGTTGGTTCAAGTAAGGGATGGGGAGGTCCAGTAAATATAGCAGATTCTCTTGGTGACGATGAAGCTGACTATGATATACCACATGAACCATATGATGGTGATAA GAATGGAGATTCATCGTCTGGTGAACGTGAAGGTGATACTCAGAAGAGCATGGGTCCCAGAGACAAAAGGAGCATATTACTGTCACTTTCAGACAGTGAAGCTGAGGATAATGATAG GACTACTATATCTAGAGGCTCTCAGAATAAAGAGGTCCCAAAGAGACGAGGGCGTTCCATTTTTAATGAAGAGCAAGAGAAGCTTATAAGAGATCTTCATGAGAA ATATAAGGATGATCGTAAATGCAGTCATCTAATTGCTGAAGCTCTAGATCCCAGTGGAAAGATATCGTCGGCTCAAATTTCTCGAAAGCTTACACAGCTAGGTCTCAGGAGTGTCACTAGGAGGAAAAAAGTTTCAGAGGCATCTCTTTCAGCCAAAGATCTGGTTGCACAACCACAAAACGACGTGCTGGATGATCCGAAGCCAGAAAGTACCCG GCGCAGGAGGAAAAGGCTACATCGGTTAAGCAGTAAGGACAACAACAACGATAATCATCCAGTATCATCTGATGAAGAAACATTGCAATCACTTAAGGGCAG AACCAAAAATAAGGAGCTGCCCTCGGTGGACCTTGCACCGAGGAAATCACAGCATAAAGAGGCTTCGCAGGGCGATTCTGATGATGAGACCATAGGATCTCTGCTTAG TAGAGGAAAGAAGAAAAGGTTATTGAAATCAGATGTTTCAGAGAATAAACAAGAACACCTAGATTCTTCGAAGAACATTGCTCCGGGGGTTCAGACTATCGGTTCAAATATCAT AACCAAAAATAAGGAGCTGCCATCCGTGGATCTTGCGCCGAGTATATCACAGCATCAAGAGGCTTCGCAGGGCACAGATTCTGATGATGCGACCATAGGATCTCTGCTTGG TAAAGGAAAGAAGAAAAGGTTATCAACATCAGATATTGCAGAGGATAAACAAGAAGACCTAGAGTCTTCGAAGAACATCAGTTCGGGCATTGAGACTATCGGTTCAAATGCCAT AACCAAAAATAAGGCGCTGCCGTCCGTGGATCTTGTACCGAGTATATCACAGCATCAAGAGACTTCGCAGGGCACAGATTCTGATGATGAGACCATAGGATCTCTGCTTAG AGGAAAGAAAAGAAGGTTATCTACATCAGATGTTACAGAGAACAGACAAGAACACCAAGATTCTTCGAAGAACATTGTTCCGGACAATGAGACTGTTGGTTCAAATGTCAT GGACGCCCCTCTCCATCCGGAGCTGAACTCATCTAATGATAACGGTGGTGATGCTGGTGAGGCTGAACTTCTGGATGACTTGAGTGAGCCTGAGCTGGATGGTCGTGAAGATGCCGAGCAACGGATCGTCGACGACAGAGACATGCCTGAATCTGGGGACATGACAGGCTCTAATGCCAGTCAGAAGGCTGGTTTGAAAAGAAGACTAAGAATGGTGATTGACGACGACGACGAGTAG